A portion of the Stigmatella aurantiaca DW4/3-1 genome contains these proteins:
- the trxA gene encoding thioredoxin, with translation MATVEISSKEFFKDTVSKEGIVLLDWWAEWCGPCRNFGPIYEQVSDKHKDLTFGKIDTDAQPELAHAFEIRSIPTLMVFRDGILLLEQAGALPAAALEDLISKVRALDMDEVRKQVAAQRAASEPPKA, from the coding sequence ATGGCGACGGTCGAAATCAGCAGCAAGGAATTCTTCAAGGATACCGTGAGCAAGGAGGGCATCGTCCTCCTGGACTGGTGGGCCGAGTGGTGCGGTCCCTGCCGGAACTTCGGGCCCATCTACGAGCAGGTCTCCGACAAGCACAAGGATCTCACCTTCGGGAAGATCGACACGGATGCGCAGCCCGAGTTGGCCCACGCGTTCGAGATTCGCTCCATTCCCACGCTGATGGTGTTCCGGGATGGCATCCTGTTGTTGGAGCAGGCCGGTGCCCTGCCCGCCGCTGCCCTGGAGGATCTCATCTCCAAGGTGCGGGCCCTGGACATGGACGAAGTGCGCAAGCAGGTGGCCGCGCAGCGCGCAGCGTCCGAGCCGCCCAAGGCGTGA
- a CDS encoding HAD family hydrolase, with amino-acid sequence MLRAVLFDMDGVLLKSEEAWAHVVAAAGEHFRGSPVTREEFAPTFGQGTKADTEVFRLGCTTEELDRFYTEHFPRYSEHVWVNPEARPLLEALGQRGLRRAVVTNTASTLAPSLLGAAHLAELFECVACANLVPRSKPAPDLVLYALEKLGVAASEAVMIGDSRYDRGAATAAGVRFVGLGLDGDVRVERLGELLGHVR; translated from the coding sequence GTGCTCCGGGCCGTTCTCTTCGACATGGATGGGGTGCTCCTCAAGAGCGAGGAGGCCTGGGCCCACGTGGTGGCGGCCGCGGGAGAGCACTTCCGTGGCTCCCCCGTGACGCGCGAGGAGTTCGCGCCCACCTTCGGCCAGGGCACGAAGGCGGACACCGAGGTCTTCCGGCTGGGTTGCACGACGGAGGAACTGGACCGCTTCTACACCGAGCACTTTCCGCGCTATTCGGAGCACGTCTGGGTGAACCCGGAGGCGCGGCCCCTGCTGGAGGCGCTGGGCCAGCGAGGGCTGCGGCGGGCGGTGGTGACGAACACGGCATCGACGCTGGCCCCCTCGTTGCTGGGGGCGGCGCATCTGGCCGAACTCTTCGAGTGCGTGGCGTGCGCGAACCTGGTGCCCCGCTCCAAGCCCGCGCCGGACCTGGTGCTGTATGCCCTGGAGAAGCTGGGCGTGGCGGCCAGCGAGGCGGTGATGATTGGCGACTCGCGCTATGACCGGGGCGCGGCGACCGCGGCCGGGGTGCGCTTCGTGGGGCTGGGGCTGGACGGGGACGTGCGCGTCGAGCGGTTGGGAGAGCTGCTCGGCCACGTTCGCTGA
- a CDS encoding TonB-dependent receptor codes for MQLSCESSQRWCMGRAVWISLLWLGALSAAPIEAVESPPVPVEAASPVLPPEALPLEVPVTVVRGQGARPPPVAAGDFHIQVGQLADVPRNSATELLLLAPGVMLANHGGEGHAETVFIRGFDAGEGKDVEFRLNGVPLNEVSHAHGHGYADTYFIIPELVDALHITEGPYDPAQGDFGVAGTVEYQLGLKQRGLKVSGSYGSFHSRRLALVWGPRETGESTFVGLLLRQGHGFGPNRAYANAGAMAQGELAVGDTSRLRLFGAGYAARFSSAGVIRETDWVARRLDCGPSEDEQFFCLYDPNQGGAAQRYLGSVELMTRLKRGGRFIQQAFGVQRQMRIRENFTGFLNDQTPPVGEPQRGDNTEQSYTGTTLGLRGRYTPGITWWEQPQPLELGYFIRSDTVHTRSRRLRDRGGAPYLTLFDNEVRVTNLGAYVSGKLLPRPWLLLRGGARLDSFLFGVEDQNRPEEDRQGARIPSEAIEAYGFTLSPRLSVEARLTPRLSWLTSVGLGARSSDAAALSDAEFAPFARVTSAETGLGYTAGGETLTVEARGAVFATRVSQDFVFDEEAGRNQPVGASQRVGAFSMARLTLQERVDVQASVAWSRASLPASGASPWKLFEGTVMPYIPGFLGRLDASVRGEAALWGERVGWNVALGHSTIGPKPLPLDRFSEPIFLFDAALRGRWKAVELGLTVENLLDARWREAEFNYVSNFRGAEAPASLLATRHFSAGAPRTLRGTLTVYLDFEEEHP; via the coding sequence ATGCAACTCAGTTGCGAGTCAAGCCAGCGCTGGTGTATGGGCCGTGCGGTGTGGATTTCCCTTTTGTGGTTGGGGGCCTTGAGTGCCGCTCCCATCGAGGCCGTCGAGTCGCCCCCGGTTCCAGTGGAGGCCGCTTCCCCCGTGCTCCCCCCCGAGGCGCTTCCGCTGGAAGTCCCGGTGACGGTGGTGAGGGGGCAGGGAGCACGTCCGCCTCCCGTGGCGGCGGGGGACTTTCACATCCAGGTGGGACAGCTCGCCGACGTGCCGAGGAACTCAGCCACAGAGCTCTTGCTGCTCGCCCCCGGGGTGATGCTGGCCAACCACGGTGGGGAGGGCCACGCGGAGACAGTGTTCATCCGGGGGTTCGACGCGGGCGAGGGCAAGGACGTGGAGTTCCGGCTCAACGGCGTGCCGCTCAACGAGGTGTCCCATGCGCACGGTCACGGCTACGCGGACACGTACTTCATCATCCCCGAACTGGTGGACGCGTTGCACATCACCGAGGGCCCGTACGATCCGGCACAGGGCGATTTCGGCGTGGCGGGGACGGTGGAGTACCAGCTTGGGCTGAAGCAGCGGGGGCTGAAGGTGTCGGGCAGCTACGGCAGCTTCCACTCGCGGCGGCTGGCGTTGGTGTGGGGCCCTCGGGAGACGGGGGAGTCCACCTTCGTGGGGCTGCTGCTGCGCCAGGGACATGGCTTCGGCCCCAACCGCGCTTATGCGAACGCGGGCGCCATGGCGCAGGGCGAGCTGGCGGTGGGAGATACCTCACGTCTGAGGCTCTTCGGGGCAGGCTACGCGGCCCGGTTTTCCTCGGCGGGCGTCATCCGGGAGACGGACTGGGTGGCGCGACGCCTGGACTGCGGCCCCTCGGAGGATGAGCAGTTCTTCTGTCTGTACGATCCAAATCAGGGGGGGGCGGCGCAGCGGTACCTGGGCTCGGTGGAGCTGATGACGCGCCTGAAGCGGGGAGGCCGCTTCATCCAGCAGGCTTTCGGGGTGCAGCGGCAGATGCGCATCCGGGAGAACTTCACCGGTTTTCTCAATGACCAAACGCCCCCCGTGGGCGAGCCCCAGCGCGGCGACAACACGGAGCAGTCCTACACGGGCACCACCTTGGGGCTTCGCGGGCGGTACACGCCGGGCATTACTTGGTGGGAGCAGCCTCAACCGCTGGAACTGGGCTACTTCATCCGCTCCGACACCGTGCACACGCGCTCCCGCCGGTTGAGGGACCGGGGCGGCGCGCCGTACCTCACCCTCTTCGACAACGAGGTCCGAGTGACGAACCTGGGCGCCTACGTCTCTGGGAAGCTGTTGCCGCGTCCCTGGCTGCTCCTGCGCGGAGGGGCCCGGCTGGACAGCTTCCTCTTCGGCGTGGAGGACCAGAATCGTCCCGAGGAGGATCGCCAAGGGGCGCGCATCCCCTCGGAGGCCATCGAGGCCTATGGCTTCACGCTCAGCCCCCGGCTGTCCGTGGAGGCCCGGCTGACGCCGAGGCTCTCCTGGCTCACGAGCGTGGGCCTGGGGGCGCGCTCCAGCGATGCCGCCGCGCTCTCGGACGCGGAGTTCGCCCCGTTTGCCCGCGTCACCTCGGCGGAGACGGGGCTGGGCTATACGGCGGGCGGCGAGACGCTCACGGTGGAGGCCCGGGGCGCCGTCTTCGCCACGCGCGTCTCGCAGGACTTCGTGTTCGACGAGGAGGCCGGCCGCAATCAGCCGGTGGGGGCTTCCCAGCGGGTGGGCGCGTTCTCGATGGCGCGGCTGACGCTCCAGGAGCGGGTCGATGTGCAGGCGAGCGTCGCGTGGTCCCGCGCCTCGCTGCCCGCGTCCGGGGCCTCCCCGTGGAAGCTGTTCGAGGGGACCGTCATGCCCTACATCCCCGGGTTTCTCGGGCGGCTGGACGCCTCCGTGCGCGGGGAGGCGGCGCTCTGGGGCGAGCGGGTGGGGTGGAACGTGGCGCTGGGACACAGCACCATCGGCCCCAAGCCTCTTCCGCTGGACCGCTTCAGCGAGCCCATCTTCCTGTTCGACGCGGCGCTCCGGGGACGATGGAAGGCGGTGGAATTGGGGCTGACGGTGGAGAACCTCCTGGACGCGCGCTGGCGGGAGGCCGAGTTCAACTACGTCTCCAATTTCCGCGGCGCGGAGGCCCCCGCCTCCCTGCTGGCCACGCGCCACTTCTCGGCCGGCGCTCCCCGGACCCTTCGCGGCACGCTGACGGTGTACCTGGACTTCGAGGAGGAGCACCCATGA
- a CDS encoding metallophosphoesterase family protein produces the protein MSRVKGSEIPSPELTLVTGDIAFSGASRVRTGQTESTEYQEASLWLQELGQDLGISPSRIFTVPGNHDVQRAADGEPAVAQLVKEMREGRVELDAALADPGQRVLLARRQANYLAWAAGFAPACMESSRPPEERLFWMHRMALAEGVRLRLVGLNTALLSADDTDRGKLRLGNEQLARSLLMPSVEPQAFTLILSHHPLRSQWMADEENADAWIRNHAHLHLSGHVHEADSEQARSGAGGQFVRVVAGAAHGEQMPVGVSAGHGYNIAAVFLSEGGQLILRVWPRRWSDKHKLFLPDQDNVPPGQPYAEHAMRALALGSRVQPASSPASRAPVAGPAKAPIDQQIAGLHSALLLTMQRPGLDDPSLVLLSNTAVKLKQLILSAPDHLDAPVNIRLEWEDQVAKKVTPDASPEIRRLFAEHQKWIAEALKEANAPQGHEAPVDGPYSYDDMVGVDLARGLKLLLGQDELAESEGVEWVLSGGISRAAERLEKIKAAGQLEAVFDVLWRRLPRIRLYHPESFSALMGYLLWSNKTRWAARLSHVSLCCSSETRRQDAEPVLAQAAVADRRVLASFLLTHPRKECRSLAIELLPPVERWDALLCENVPLLMTHELLSQMQVDCRSEHIAVTARACGNPLTQGLTRSFMESFKSFFLQQPVEDAKPANLRSIPLPIQRKLAHDGHFIEYFICSARDPIALETIPHVMPWIVSGARNGSTRNIPSRSPSARTRKPRPLC, from the coding sequence ATGTCGCGGGTGAAGGGCTCGGAGATTCCCTCTCCAGAGCTCACGCTGGTGACAGGCGACATCGCCTTCAGCGGCGCCTCCCGGGTGCGTACAGGTCAGACGGAGAGCACCGAGTACCAGGAGGCCTCCCTGTGGCTGCAAGAGCTCGGACAAGACCTTGGCATCTCGCCCTCTCGCATCTTCACCGTGCCGGGCAACCATGATGTCCAACGTGCCGCGGATGGCGAGCCCGCCGTCGCTCAGCTGGTCAAGGAGATGCGCGAGGGGCGGGTGGAATTGGACGCGGCGTTGGCCGACCCTGGCCAGCGCGTGCTGCTGGCTCGCCGCCAAGCCAACTACCTCGCATGGGCTGCTGGCTTCGCCCCTGCCTGCATGGAGTCCTCCCGGCCCCCGGAGGAGCGGTTGTTCTGGATGCACCGGATGGCGCTCGCCGAGGGCGTTCGCTTGCGTCTGGTGGGGCTGAATACCGCGCTGCTCTCCGCCGATGACACGGACCGGGGCAAATTGCGGCTCGGCAACGAGCAACTGGCACGCTCTCTCCTCATGCCGTCCGTTGAGCCTCAGGCGTTCACCCTGATCCTCAGCCATCATCCCTTGCGCAGCCAGTGGATGGCAGACGAGGAGAACGCAGACGCCTGGATTCGCAACCACGCGCATTTGCACCTCTCGGGGCACGTGCATGAGGCGGACTCCGAGCAGGCCCGCTCCGGGGCGGGAGGACAGTTCGTCCGTGTCGTCGCGGGGGCGGCCCATGGTGAGCAGATGCCGGTGGGGGTCTCCGCGGGGCATGGCTACAACATCGCGGCCGTCTTCCTCTCGGAGGGTGGACAGCTGATCCTCCGAGTGTGGCCGCGGCGATGGTCGGACAAGCACAAGCTGTTCCTCCCGGACCAGGACAACGTTCCCCCCGGACAACCCTATGCCGAACATGCAATGCGGGCATTGGCGCTGGGTTCCCGGGTTCAACCCGCCTCTTCTCCTGCCTCGCGTGCCCCCGTGGCGGGGCCCGCCAAAGCCCCGATCGATCAGCAGATCGCCGGTCTCCATTCCGCCCTGCTGCTGACGATGCAGAGACCGGGTCTGGATGACCCGTCCCTGGTCTTGCTGAGCAATACGGCGGTCAAACTGAAGCAACTGATCCTCAGTGCACCTGACCACCTCGACGCACCCGTGAATATCCGCCTGGAATGGGAGGATCAGGTGGCGAAGAAGGTGACGCCGGACGCCTCGCCAGAAATCCGGCGTCTCTTCGCGGAACACCAGAAGTGGATCGCCGAAGCACTGAAGGAGGCGAATGCCCCTCAGGGGCACGAAGCCCCGGTAGACGGTCCATACTCCTATGACGACATGGTGGGGGTGGACCTTGCGCGAGGGCTGAAGCTGCTCCTCGGTCAGGATGAACTGGCGGAGAGCGAAGGCGTGGAGTGGGTGCTCTCCGGGGGAATTTCCAGGGCCGCGGAACGGCTGGAAAAAATCAAGGCAGCAGGACAGCTCGAAGCGGTTTTCGATGTCCTCTGGCGGCGCTTGCCGAGGATACGGCTCTATCACCCAGAAAGCTTTTCAGCACTGATGGGCTATCTGCTGTGGAGCAACAAGACCCGTTGGGCCGCCAGGTTGTCCCATGTGTCGCTGTGCTGCTCCAGCGAAACCCGGCGCCAAGATGCAGAGCCTGTCCTGGCCCAGGCCGCCGTGGCGGACAGGAGGGTCCTGGCTTCCTTTCTCTTGACCCACCCCCGGAAAGAGTGCCGGAGTCTGGCCATCGAGCTGCTTCCTCCCGTGGAGCGTTGGGACGCCCTTCTCTGTGAGAACGTTCCTCTGCTGATGACCCATGAGCTCTTGAGCCAGATGCAGGTGGACTGCCGGAGTGAGCACATCGCGGTGACCGCGCGCGCTTGCGGCAATCCCCTCACGCAGGGGCTCACGAGAAGCTTCATGGAGTCCTTCAAGAGCTTCTTCTTGCAGCAGCCGGTGGAAGATGCCAAGCCTGCGAATCTCCGGAGTATTCCGCTGCCCATTCAGCGGAAGCTCGCCCATGACGGACACTTCATCGAGTACTTCATTTGCAGCGCCCGTGATCCGATTGCGCTCGAGACGATCCCCCACGTGATGCCTTGGATTGTCTCGGGGGCGAGAAACGGCTCAACACGCAATATCCCATCAAGGTCGCCTTCTGCAAGAACCCGAAAGCCAAGGCCCCTTTGCTGA
- a CDS encoding zinc-binding dehydrogenase gives MLAVYASHPSFDDPLSALAVGERPEPVIPDGWVRVKVSHASLNRHDLFTLRGISGHEAHPIPFPMILGNDGAGTLDDGTEVVIYPVLNSPGWRGDDMLDPSWHIFSERVPGTFADFVAVPQRNAIPRPEGLSALDASVMGTAWLTAYRMLFTQACLRPGETMLVQGASGGVSTALIQLGRAAGIEVWVTSRNRQGRELAERLGAHRSFDAGAKLPRRVDAVMDSVGQATWAHTLQSARRGGTVITVGVTTGHEPTLDLVRVFMEQLTVQGSVMGTLEEMNQLLQFVRNAGIKPEIGHVLPMERAEEALRAMWEGRTHGKTVLTR, from the coding sequence ATGCTCGCTGTCTACGCATCTCATCCAAGCTTCGATGATCCCCTCTCGGCCCTCGCCGTGGGGGAGCGCCCCGAGCCCGTGATTCCAGATGGCTGGGTTCGGGTCAAAGTCTCCCATGCCAGCCTCAACCGGCATGACCTCTTCACCTTGCGCGGCATCTCCGGGCACGAAGCGCACCCCATTCCATTTCCCATGATTCTGGGCAACGACGGAGCCGGCACACTCGATGACGGGACGGAGGTGGTCATCTACCCGGTCCTGAACTCCCCCGGCTGGCGAGGGGACGACATGCTCGATCCCAGCTGGCATATCTTCAGCGAGCGGGTTCCGGGCACCTTCGCTGACTTTGTCGCGGTTCCCCAGCGCAACGCCATCCCCCGGCCGGAGGGCCTCTCGGCGCTGGATGCCTCGGTGATGGGGACGGCATGGCTGACCGCTTATCGCATGCTCTTCACCCAAGCCTGCCTGCGGCCCGGAGAAACGATGCTGGTCCAGGGCGCCTCCGGGGGTGTGTCCACGGCGCTCATCCAGCTCGGCCGCGCCGCTGGCATCGAGGTCTGGGTGACGAGCCGCAACCGCCAGGGCCGCGAGCTGGCCGAGCGGCTGGGAGCCCATCGCAGCTTTGACGCCGGCGCCAAGCTCCCGCGCCGCGTCGATGCGGTCATGGACAGCGTGGGTCAGGCAACGTGGGCGCACACGCTGCAATCCGCCCGGCGGGGGGGGACCGTCATCACCGTCGGCGTCACCACCGGCCATGAGCCCACCCTCGATCTCGTCCGCGTCTTCATGGAGCAGCTCACGGTGCAGGGCAGCGTCATGGGCACGCTGGAGGAGATGAACCAGCTCCTCCAGTTCGTTCGCAATGCCGGGATCAAACCCGAGATCGGCCACGTCCTGCCCATGGAACGGGCCGAAGAAGCCTTGCGCGCCATGTGGGAAGGCCGCACCCATGGCAAGACCGTCCTCACCCGGTAA
- a CDS encoding Ig-like domain-containing protein: MRRLPFTVLLVACCALSLSAGCGDDEPGTPSPPGQDGGPPDAGGAPDAGSPDGGDGGAPDAGPGDAGGPWVLSSVPAEGSTDLYPVEVYYRTTGQKGLAERKVLTVTFNVPMDTSITQTMLYDKTDPHAEPRPVEGTWSVDAKTLTLTVLQPEEGGPVLYGENAYAVDLRGFQDAEGHSLDAAHAGLGDGRLDFQTAPNDELLNHACGHTLADATAAVSASATPTGTLPRTDVTHKYYEVTVPSDGGAPSGHTRLRLLPEASYLLFLDVQVSVSLSQLASGTPVDSALEQTPPACAGITSRVRFTTPGDDADLRAHFMGASKFHAILEQSF; the protein is encoded by the coding sequence ATGCGCCGTCTTCCCTTCACCGTCCTGCTCGTTGCGTGCTGTGCCCTGTCACTCTCCGCGGGTTGCGGTGACGATGAACCCGGGACACCCTCCCCTCCTGGCCAAGACGGAGGCCCTCCGGACGCAGGCGGCGCTCCGGACGCGGGCAGCCCGGATGGAGGCGATGGCGGCGCGCCGGATGCGGGGCCCGGTGACGCCGGGGGGCCCTGGGTCCTCTCTTCCGTCCCAGCCGAGGGCAGCACGGACCTGTACCCCGTGGAGGTGTACTACCGCACCACGGGCCAGAAGGGGCTGGCCGAGCGCAAGGTGCTCACCGTCACGTTCAACGTGCCCATGGACACCTCCATCACCCAAACCATGCTCTATGACAAGACGGATCCCCATGCCGAACCGCGCCCCGTGGAAGGCACCTGGTCCGTGGATGCCAAGACGCTGACGTTGACCGTGCTCCAGCCCGAGGAAGGGGGCCCGGTGCTCTACGGGGAGAACGCCTACGCGGTGGACCTGAGGGGCTTCCAGGATGCCGAGGGCCACTCCCTCGACGCGGCCCACGCGGGACTTGGGGACGGCCGGCTGGACTTCCAGACAGCCCCCAACGACGAGCTGCTCAACCACGCCTGCGGCCACACCCTGGCCGACGCCACCGCTGCCGTGAGCGCATCCGCCACCCCCACCGGCACGCTTCCCCGGACGGACGTGACCCACAAGTATTACGAGGTCACGGTGCCATCGGACGGCGGCGCCCCTTCCGGCCACACGCGCCTGCGCCTGCTGCCCGAGGCCTCCTATCTCCTCTTTCTCGACGTGCAGGTTTCCGTGTCCCTGAGCCAGCTCGCGAGCGGAACACCGGTCGACTCAGCGCTGGAGCAGACGCCTCCCGCGTGCGCGGGTATCACCTCCCGCGTCCGCTTCACCACGCCAGGAGACGATGCCGACTTGCGGGCCCATTTCATGGGAGCCTCGAAGTTTCACGCGATCCTGGAGCAGTCCTTCTAA